Proteins encoded in a region of the Dreissena polymorpha isolate Duluth1 chromosome 6, UMN_Dpol_1.0, whole genome shotgun sequence genome:
- the LOC127836013 gene encoding heat shock 70 kDa protein 12B-like has product MTLKSFSSCVSSKCVDPTVPQQEHPHRPSRARSDRTPLPPSPPPSPSPSPSPSPSPPLPPSPPPPLPPPHPPRASAPAQSLQTSKVISIGSQSLIVAAFDFGTTYSGYAFSSKDSPNDVKTNKNCTTGSGKLISFKTPTSVLLNKDGEFNSFGFDAEDKYSTLAEDGKHYGWRLFRRFKMVLHNQCISRSATVEDLEGKTFKAKPIFTMSLKYLQKHLLDALSMRTIGTRETDIRYIITVLAIWGIAAKQFMREAAIEAGIDTARLKLALEPEAAAVCCEDLGHTLVGQKFMVVDLGGGTADISVHEKQSDGSLKNIHAPSGGPWGGIYVDANFIAFMEEAFGTLAINALQSKDMYDYFDIIRDFEVKMRKFEFDSQTDITFRIPVTVNHISGILKEERIKDVGLIVLVGGFAESPYVQHRIKEELPGMKMIVPGEAGLAVLKGAVMFGHKPDIISSRVMDYTYGIDVHRKYDEKKHPAEKKVYEDGKWGVKDFFKIFVRSNEEVQVDSKVTHLSIPRAEHSKIRIYRTKDRDPAYTTDPGFEQLGLIEIVNNTDIPLKEQTIETTFMFGDTELHVFCENVKTGKVETLTLDMNK; this is encoded by the exons ATGACATTAAAGTCTTTCTCGTCTTGTGTCAGTTCCAAGTGCGTCGACCCTACCGTCCCCCAACAGGAGCACCCACACCGACCAAGCCGAGCACGGTCAGACCGCACCCCGCTCCCGCCCTCGCCCCCGCCCTCGCCCTCGCCTTCGCCCTCGCCTTCGCCCTCGCCTCCGCTCCCGCCCTCGCCCCCGCCTCCGCTCCCGCCTCCGCACCCGCCCCGCGCCTCCGCTCCAGCCCAGAGCCTCCAAACAa GTAAAGTTATCTCTATCGGAAGTCAATCCTTGATTGTGGCCGCTTTTGACTTCGGAACCACGTACAGTGGCTACGCATTTTCATCCAAAGACTCTCCAAATGACGTCAAAACTAACAAGAATTGTACTACCGGGTCTGGTAAACTCATCTCATTTAAAACACCGACAAGTGTTCTTCTCAATAAGGATGGTGAGTTCAACTCCTTTGGATTCGACGCCGAGGACAAGTATTCGACTTTGGCAGAGGACGGAAAGCACTATGGTTGGAGACTGTTTAGAAGATTTAAGATGGTTCTACACAATCAG TGCATTTCGCGTTCAGCAACAGTTGAAGATTTGGAAGGTAAAACTTTCAAAGCCAAACCGATATTTACGATGTCGCTCAAGTATCTACAGAAACACCTGTTGGACGCTTTGAGTATGAGAACAATTGGGACAAGAGAAACTGACATCAGATACATAATAACCGTACTAGCTATCTGGGGAATAGCTGCCAAACAGTTCATGAGAGAAGCAGCGATTGAG GCTGGAATCGATACCGCCCGTCTAAAATTGGCCCTGGAGCCCGAGGCAGCCGCAGTCTGTTGTGAGGACCTCGGTCACACGTTAGTTGGACAAAAGTTCATGGTCGTCGACTTAGGAG GTGGAACTGCTGACATATCTGTCCACGAAAAACAAAGTGATGGCTCACTGAAGAATATTCACGCCCCTAGCGGCGGTCCTTGGGGCGGAATATATGTCGATGCAAACTTCATAGCGTTTATGGAAGAAGCTTTTGGGACATTGGCCATTAATGCCTTGCAAAGTAAAGATATGTACGATTACTTTGATATCATTCGTGACTTTGAGGTAAAGATGAGGAAATTCGAGTTTGATTCTCAGACCGACATTACATTTCGCATACCAGTG ACGGTGAACCACATAAGCGGTATTCTTAAAGAAGAACGAATAAAAGATGTCGGTCTTATCGTCTTAGTTGGAGGGTTTGCGGAGAGTCCATACGTACAGCATAGGATTAAGGAAGAACTTCCTGGGATGAAGATGATAGTTCCTGGAGAGGCGGGTCTTGCCGTGTTGAAGGGAGCCGTGATGTTTGGACACAAGCCTGACATCATTTCATCCAGGGTTATGGATTACACGTATGGGATAGATGTACATCGAAAATATGACGAGAAAAAACATCCTGCCGAAAAGAAAGTATACGAAGACGGAAAATGGGGAGTCAAAGACTTTTTCAAGATTTTTGTAAGATCGAATGAAGAGGTGCAAGTTGATTCCAAAGTGACACATTTGTCCATACCTAGAGCTGAACATTCTAAAATTAGAATATACAGGACAAAGGACAGGGATCCGGCATACACAACAGATCCTGGATTTGAACAACTTGGTCTAATTGAAATAGTCAACAATACAGACATTCCACTGAAGGAACAGACAATTGAGACAACGTTCATGTTCGGAGACACAGAGTTGCATGTATTCTGTGAGAATGTAAAGACTGGCAAAGTGGAGACATTAACACTTGACATGAACAAATAA